One window of Mediterraneibacter butyricigenes genomic DNA carries:
- a CDS encoding ABC transporter permease gives MWKSRKILTGPYLLWSIAFTILPLLMIVYYGMTTEKGRFTWSNLAQITTPENLKALGLALLLSFVSTAICLILAYPLAMILSEANVNQTSFIVLIFILPMWMNFLLRTLAWQNLLEKNGVINTILTFFHLPALSLINTPGAIILGMVYNFLPFMVLPIYNVLVKIDRDVISAAKDLGANNLQTFSKIILPLSVPGIISGVTMVFVPSLTTFVISDLLGGSKILLIGNVIEQEFKQSSNWNVGSGLSLVLMIFIIASMALIAKYDKDGEGTAF, from the coding sequence ATGTGGAAGAGTAGAAAAATTCTGACCGGACCTTATCTTCTCTGGTCCATCGCATTTACCATTCTTCCGCTCCTCATGATCGTTTACTACGGCATGACCACGGAAAAAGGACGTTTTACCTGGAGCAACCTGGCGCAGATCACCACACCTGAGAACTTAAAAGCTCTTGGACTGGCTTTACTTCTGTCTTTTGTGAGTACGGCAATCTGCCTGATCCTTGCCTATCCGCTGGCAATGATCCTTTCTGAGGCAAATGTAAACCAGACCAGTTTTATTGTTCTGATCTTTATTCTTCCGATGTGGATGAATTTCCTGCTTCGAACACTTGCATGGCAGAATCTGCTGGAAAAAAATGGGGTCATCAACACCATTCTGACCTTTTTCCACCTTCCGGCTCTTTCTCTGATCAACACACCGGGTGCCATCATTCTGGGAATGGTTTATAACTTCCTTCCTTTTATGGTACTTCCTATCTACAATGTGCTGGTCAAAATTGACCGGGATGTGATCTCTGCCGCAAAAGATCTGGGAGCCAACAATCTTCAGACGTTTTCCAAGATCATTCTGCCTTTAAGTGTGCCGGGGATCATCAGTGGAGTTACCATGGTCTTTGTTCCGTCACTGACCACGTTCGTAATTTCAGATTTGCTGGGCGGAAGCAAGATCCTTCTGATCGGAAATGTAATCGAACAGGAATTTAAGCAGAGCAGCAACTGGAATGTGGGAAGCGGACTTTCCCTGGTTCTGATGATCTTTATCATCGCCAGCATGGCTCTGATCGCAAAATATGATAAAGACGGGGAGGGGACAGCATTCTGA
- a CDS encoding extracellular solute-binding protein, whose product MKTFLKRFYLILIFILLYAPIVTLMVLSFNSSKSRSKWGGFTFKWYISLFQNQDIMNALYTTLIIAFLSALIATVIGTAAAIGMQALGKRFRTFMMGVTNIPMLNADIVTGISMMLLFIALRFSLGFTTILLAHISFNIPYVILSVLPKLKQTSKHTYEAALDLGASPIYAFFKVVFPDILPGVFSGFLLAFTMSLDDFVITHFTKGPGVDTLSTKIYGEVRKGIKPEIYALSTLLFLTVLLLLILLNTAPDKKDPKTSKAKPLSKGRKASNFVFRRVVPAMIALTVLFGGIYYGTKNGVAGDNQVIVYNFGEYLDPDAIEMFEEDTGIDVVYEEYETNEIMYPKVESGAIAYDVVCPSDYMVQRMIDNDLLAEINFDNVPNIKYIDDVYLEHSQEFDPGNKYSVPHLWGTVGILYNTSMVDEPVDSWGILWDEKYKDSILMQDSVRDAFGITLKYLGYSMNSTDLDELEEAKEMLLKQKPLVQAYVVDQARDKMIGNEAALAVIYSGEALYCHTENPNLEYVIPKEGSNLWIDSWVIPKNAKHKENAEAFINYMCQPEIAKMNFDYITYSIPNSAGQALIEEPEYRESQIAFPDIDTLTNCETFHYLGPKNDAIYNKLWREVKSK is encoded by the coding sequence ATGAAAACATTTTTAAAAAGATTTTATCTCATCCTGATTTTTATTTTACTGTACGCTCCCATCGTTACTTTAATGGTTCTGTCCTTCAACAGTTCCAAGTCCCGTTCCAAATGGGGCGGATTTACCTTTAAATGGTATATTTCCCTGTTCCAGAACCAGGATATCATGAACGCACTGTACACTACGTTGATCATTGCATTTTTGTCCGCACTGATCGCCACTGTGATCGGCACTGCTGCCGCCATTGGCATGCAGGCTCTAGGAAAACGGTTTCGGACCTTCATGATGGGCGTCACCAATATCCCGATGCTCAACGCCGACATTGTAACCGGTATCTCCATGATGCTGTTGTTTATCGCCCTTCGATTCTCTCTGGGATTTACCACGATTCTGCTGGCACATATCAGTTTCAACATTCCTTACGTGATCTTAAGCGTATTGCCCAAACTGAAACAGACCAGCAAACACACTTACGAAGCCGCACTGGATCTGGGCGCTTCTCCCATCTATGCATTTTTCAAGGTGGTATTCCCTGATATCCTTCCGGGTGTATTTTCCGGATTCCTTCTGGCATTTACCATGTCACTGGATGATTTTGTTATCACCCACTTTACCAAAGGTCCGGGAGTAGACACTTTATCCACCAAGATCTATGGAGAAGTCCGAAAAGGAATCAAGCCGGAAATCTACGCGTTGTCCACTCTACTTTTCCTTACAGTGCTGTTGCTTTTGATCTTGTTAAATACTGCACCGGACAAAAAAGATCCAAAGACATCCAAAGCAAAGCCTTTATCCAAAGGACGGAAGGCTTCCAACTTTGTGTTCCGCCGGGTGGTTCCTGCCATGATTGCTCTCACCGTTCTTTTCGGCGGTATTTACTACGGAACCAAAAACGGAGTTGCCGGTGATAACCAAGTTATCGTATATAATTTCGGAGAATATTTAGATCCTGATGCCATCGAGATGTTTGAAGAAGATACCGGTATCGATGTGGTATACGAAGAATACGAAACCAACGAAATCATGTATCCAAAGGTTGAATCCGGTGCCATCGCCTATGATGTGGTGTGTCCGTCCGACTATATGGTACAGCGTATGATTGACAACGATCTTCTGGCCGAAATCAATTTTGATAACGTTCCGAATATCAAATATATTGACGATGTTTATCTGGAACATTCCCAGGAATTTGATCCCGGCAACAAGTATTCTGTCCCTCACCTCTGGGGAACCGTCGGAATCCTGTACAACACCTCCATGGTGGATGAACCGGTAGACAGCTGGGGAATCTTATGGGATGAAAAATATAAAGACAGCATCCTGATGCAGGACAGCGTCCGTGACGCCTTCGGAATCACCTTAAAATATCTTGGTTACTCCATGAATTCCACAGATCTGGATGAACTGGAAGAAGCAAAGGAAATGCTGTTGAAACAGAAACCTCTGGTTCAGGCTTATGTCGTGGATCAGGCAAGGGACAAGATGATCGGAAATGAGGCCGCACTGGCTGTGATCTATTCCGGAGAAGCCCTTTACTGCCACACAGAAAATCCGAATCTGGAATATGTGATTCCAAAAGAAGGTTCCAACCTCTGGATCGACTCCTGGGTCATTCCGAAAAATGCGAAGCATAAAGAAAATGCGGAAGCATTTATCAACTACATGTGTCAGCCGGAAATTGCAAAAATGAATTTTGATTATATTACCTATTCCATTCCGAACTCTGCCGGACAGGCATTGATCGAAGAACCGGAATATCGCGAAAGCCAGATTGCCTTCCCTGATATCGATACGCTTACCAATTGTGAGACGTTCCATTATCTCGGGCCAAAAAACGATGCCATTTATAACAAACTCTGGCGCGAAGTCAAATCCAAATAA
- a CDS encoding nucleoside kinase yields the protein MEGKIAVTIGEKVCWYEKGMTYQKIAQEYQPEYDSEIVLVFKDGYYLQELNKTLEEDCELSFVTTRQSVGYETYKRSMCLLLLKAIHDISGLGVRIQFSISKGLYCTLDGEKKPDRDFLDQVEKRMRELVEQKVPFHKRSVHTRDAVKMFREHNMHDKEHLFEYRRVSKVNIYDIDGYEDYNYGYMVPDTGYLKYFELYPYDEGFVLQLPTAENPTEIPEFAPQEKLFHVLKDAKKWGDLQNIRTVGDLNDQVTSNNMLETVLVEEVHQEQKIVEIARTIAADPEIKFVLIAGPSSSGKTTFSQRLSIALKAEGKRPHPISVDNYFVDREKTPKDENGAYNFECLEAIDVAGFNEDMQKLLHGEEVVLPTFDFELGRRRYVGKPKKLGERDILVIEGIHCLNPKLTVGLSDANKFKIYISALTQLNIDEHNRIPSTDGRLIRRIVRDARTRGTSAQRTIEMWGSVRRGEEENIFPYQEEADVMFNSALIYELAVLKQHVEPLLFGVEKESPEYVEAKRLLKFLDYFVGIGSEYVPNTSLVREFIGGGCFRL from the coding sequence ATGGAAGGAAAGATTGCGGTGACGATAGGAGAAAAGGTATGCTGGTATGAAAAGGGAATGACCTATCAAAAGATTGCACAGGAGTATCAGCCGGAATATGATAGTGAGATTGTTCTGGTGTTCAAAGATGGTTATTACCTCCAGGAACTGAACAAGACGCTGGAAGAAGACTGTGAACTGTCCTTTGTTACAACGCGGCAGAGCGTGGGATATGAGACTTACAAGAGAAGTATGTGTCTGCTGTTGCTCAAGGCCATTCATGATATATCTGGTCTTGGCGTACGGATTCAATTTTCTATCAGTAAAGGACTATACTGTACGTTGGATGGGGAGAAAAAGCCGGATCGGGATTTTCTGGATCAGGTGGAAAAGCGGATGAGAGAACTGGTGGAGCAGAAGGTACCTTTCCACAAACGTTCTGTACATACAAGAGATGCTGTAAAAATGTTTCGGGAACATAACATGCATGATAAAGAGCATTTGTTTGAATACCGGAGAGTTTCGAAAGTGAATATCTATGATATAGATGGATATGAGGATTATAATTATGGCTATATGGTGCCAGATACAGGATATTTGAAATATTTTGAATTGTATCCTTATGATGAAGGGTTTGTACTTCAGCTCCCAACTGCAGAAAATCCTACGGAAATTCCGGAATTTGCACCTCAGGAAAAACTGTTCCATGTGTTAAAAGATGCAAAAAAATGGGGAGATCTTCAGAATATCCGTACGGTAGGAGATTTGAACGATCAGGTGACTTCCAATAATATGCTGGAGACAGTATTGGTGGAAGAAGTACACCAGGAGCAGAAGATTGTTGAGATTGCAAGAACGATCGCAGCAGATCCGGAAATTAAGTTTGTTCTGATTGCAGGACCTTCTTCTTCCGGGAAAACCACATTTTCACAGAGATTGTCTATCGCACTGAAGGCAGAAGGAAAACGACCGCATCCGATTTCCGTGGATAATTATTTTGTGGATCGGGAGAAGACTCCGAAAGATGAAAACGGAGCATATAATTTCGAATGTCTGGAAGCCATTGATGTGGCAGGATTCAATGAAGATATGCAGAAGCTGTTGCATGGAGAAGAAGTGGTACTTCCGACCTTTGATTTTGAACTGGGACGCAGAAGATATGTGGGAAAACCAAAGAAACTGGGAGAACGTGATATCCTGGTGATCGAGGGAATCCATTGCCTGAATCCGAAACTGACAGTAGGTCTTTCAGATGCGAATAAATTTAAGATTTATATCAGTGCGCTGACCCAGTTGAACATTGATGAACATAACCGAATTCCGAGTACAGACGGACGACTGATCCGGCGGATCGTAAGAGATGCAAGAACCAGAGGGACTTCTGCCCAGAGAACCATAGAAATGTGGGGCTCGGTAAGAAGAGGGGAGGAAGAGAATATTTTCCCATATCAGGAAGAAGCGGATGTGATGTTTAATTCGGCACTGATCTATGAATTGGCTGTATTAAAGCAACATGTAGAGCCACTGCTTTTTGGAGTGGAAAAAGAAAGTCCGGAATACGTGGAAGCAAAGAGATTGTTGAAGTTTTTGGATTATTTCGTGGGAATCGGAAGTGAATATGTACCAAACACATCGTTGGTCAGAGAATTTATAGGAGGCGGATGTTTCCGGCTGTAA
- a CDS encoding Nif3-like dinuclear metal center hexameric protein produces the protein MEWDQLTGQLEMLCPKQAALDFDNVGLLVGRKDKEIEKVYLAVDALDEVIEDAIHWGADLLLTHHPLIFSGMKSVTDQDFIGRRVVKLLQNDLNYYAMHTNYDVKRMADLAAEKLNLKDPQVLEVTAVVEEREEGIGKIGNLETAKSLRECTQLVKEGFGLPDARVFGDLEMKITRAAICPGSGKSVIDEAIAKKAQVLITGDIGHHEGIDAVARDLAIIDAGHYGTEYMFMEDMKKYFQEQLPEIQVKCAQVCHPFQTI, from the coding sequence ATGGAATGGGATCAATTGACCGGCCAACTGGAAATGTTGTGTCCGAAACAAGCTGCGTTGGACTTTGACAACGTGGGACTGTTGGTGGGAAGAAAAGACAAAGAGATTGAGAAGGTTTATCTGGCAGTAGATGCGCTGGATGAAGTAATTGAGGATGCGATTCATTGGGGAGCAGACCTTCTTCTGACACATCATCCGCTGATTTTCAGCGGCATGAAATCTGTGACGGATCAGGACTTTATCGGAAGAAGGGTGGTCAAGCTGTTGCAGAATGATCTGAATTATTATGCAATGCATACCAATTATGATGTGAAGAGAATGGCAGATCTGGCAGCAGAGAAATTAAACCTGAAAGATCCTCAGGTGTTGGAAGTGACAGCGGTTGTCGAAGAGAGAGAAGAAGGAATCGGAAAGATCGGGAATCTGGAAACAGCCAAAAGTCTGAGAGAATGTACTCAGCTTGTGAAAGAAGGCTTCGGACTTCCGGATGCACGGGTTTTCGGAGATCTGGAGATGAAAATTACAAGAGCAGCGATTTGTCCGGGATCTGGAAAGAGTGTAATCGACGAAGCGATTGCAAAGAAAGCACAGGTTCTGATCACCGGTGACATCGGCCATCATGAGGGGATTGATGCGGTGGCGCGTGATCTTGCGATCATTGATGCAGGACATTATGGAACGGAATATATGTTTATGGAAGATATGAAAAAGTATTTTCAGGAACAACTGCCGGAGATACAGGTGAAATGTGCACAGGTTTGCCATCCGTTTCAAACAATTTAG
- a CDS encoding tRNA (adenine(22)-N(1))-methyltransferase: protein MELSKRLQAVADLVTPGLRIADIGTDHAYVPVYLLSEGKNPSGIAMDINVGPLERARKHIGELLTDGELKTRLSDGMKELKTGEVQCAVIAGMGGGLVIKILSESREVADSLQECVLQPQSELEKVRTFLLEEGFFIIQEDMVKEDGKYYPMMKVLPNQKEKCRQESWTTEELRFGKRLLEQKHPVLLEYLRREQKICEEILQRLEREDSERIRERKKQIVEELEVIQSALSRIRQE from the coding sequence ATGGAATTATCGAAACGATTACAGGCAGTCGCAGATCTTGTGACGCCGGGACTTCGGATTGCAGACATCGGAACAGACCATGCGTATGTTCCGGTGTACCTGTTATCTGAAGGAAAAAATCCATCCGGAATTGCCATGGATATCAATGTGGGACCGTTGGAACGGGCCAGGAAGCATATCGGGGAACTCCTCACAGACGGAGAACTTAAGACAAGACTTTCGGATGGAATGAAAGAATTAAAAACAGGAGAAGTACAGTGTGCGGTGATTGCGGGCATGGGCGGAGGTCTCGTGATAAAGATTCTCTCAGAGAGCCGTGAAGTTGCAGATTCTCTGCAGGAATGTGTGCTTCAGCCACAGTCAGAACTGGAAAAAGTCAGAACCTTTCTTTTGGAGGAAGGTTTTTTTATCATACAGGAAGATATGGTAAAAGAGGATGGAAAATATTATCCGATGATGAAAGTGCTTCCGAATCAGAAAGAAAAATGCAGGCAGGAAAGCTGGACCACAGAAGAATTGAGATTTGGAAAGCGTCTTCTGGAACAGAAACATCCCGTGTTGCTGGAATATTTAAGAAGGGAACAGAAGATCTGCGAAGAGATTCTCCAAAGACTGGAAAGAGAAGATTCTGAGAGAATCCGGGAAAGAAAAAAACAGATTGTAGAGGAGCTGGAAGTCATTCAAAGTGCGCTTTCGAGAATTCGTCAAGAATGA
- the rpoD gene encoding RNA polymerase sigma factor RpoD: MEENTQKFEEKLKELVTWGKKKKSILELQEINDFFQDMELDAEQMETVYERLEANNIDVLRISDDSDDVNDDDIILNEEDEVDMEKIDLSVPDGISIEDPVRMYLKEIGKVPLLSADEEIELAQRMEDGDEEAKKKLAEANLRLVVSIAKRYVGRGMLFLDLIQEGNLGLIKAVEKFDYHKGYKFSTYATWWIRQAITRAIADQARTIRIPVHMVETINKLIRVSRQLLQELGREPTPEEIAAELDMPVERVREILKISQEPVSLETPIGEEEDSHLGDFIQDDNVLVPAEAAAATLLKEQLDEVLDTLTEREQKVLRLRFGMNDGRARTLEEVGREFDVTRERIRQIEAKALRKLRHPSRSRKLRDYLD; the protein is encoded by the coding sequence ATGGAAGAAAACACACAGAAATTCGAAGAAAAGTTAAAAGAGTTGGTGACATGGGGCAAAAAGAAGAAAAGTATTCTGGAACTTCAGGAAATCAATGACTTTTTCCAGGATATGGAACTGGATGCGGAACAGATGGAGACTGTCTATGAACGTCTGGAAGCAAACAATATTGATGTCCTTCGAATCAGTGATGACTCAGATGATGTCAATGATGACGATATCATTCTGAATGAAGAAGACGAAGTGGATATGGAAAAGATCGATCTTTCCGTTCCGGACGGAATCAGTATCGAGGATCCGGTTCGTATGTATCTGAAAGAGATCGGTAAGGTTCCGCTTCTTTCTGCTGATGAAGAGATTGAACTGGCGCAGAGAATGGAAGACGGAGACGAGGAAGCGAAGAAGAAGCTGGCAGAGGCCAACTTACGACTGGTTGTCAGCATCGCAAAACGTTATGTGGGACGCGGAATGTTGTTCCTTGATCTGATTCAGGAAGGAAACCTGGGCCTGATCAAAGCCGTAGAGAAATTTGACTATCATAAAGGTTACAAATTCAGTACTTATGCAACATGGTGGATTCGTCAGGCTATCACGAGAGCCATTGCAGATCAGGCGAGAACGATCCGTATTCCGGTGCATATGGTAGAGACGATCAACAAGCTGATCCGTGTGTCCAGACAGTTGCTTCAGGAGCTGGGACGTGAGCCCACGCCGGAAGAGATCGCAGCAGAACTGGATATGCCGGTAGAACGTGTCAGAGAGATCCTGAAGATTTCACAGGAACCGGTATCTCTGGAGACTCCGATCGGCGAGGAAGAAGACAGCCATCTGGGTGACTTTATTCAGGATGACAATGTGCTGGTACCGGCAGAAGCGGCAGCAGCTACCCTTCTGAAAGAACAGTTGGATGAGGTGCTGGATACTCTGACAGAAAGGGAACAGAAAGTACTCCGGCTGAGATTCGGTATGAACGACGGAAGAGCAAGAACTCTGGAAGAAGTGGGAAGAGAATTCGATGTAACCAGAGAGCGTATCCGTCAGATCGAAGCAAAGGCACTTCGGAAACTGCGTCATCCAAGCAGAAGCAGAAAGTTAAGAGATTATCTGGATTAA
- the dnaG gene encoding DNA primase — protein MYYSDDLVEEVRTKNDIVDVISGYVRLQKKGSSYFGLCPFHNEKSPSFSVSRDKQMYYCFGCGNGGNVFTFLMEYENYTFPEALKTLADRAGVELPKMEYSREAKVKADLRSTLLEINKTAAKYFYAQLKSNRGETAYRYLTGRALSDETITAFGLGYSSKYSDDLYRYLRSKGYTEDQIRQAGLINTDEKNGVYDKFWNRVMFPIMDVNSRVIGFGGRVMGDGKPKYLNSPETMIFDKSRNLYGLNRARTSRKPYFLVCEGYMDVIALHQAGFTNAVASLGTALTSGHASLIKRYVQEVYLTYDSDDAGTRAALRAVPILKEAGITTRVIRMDPYKDPDEFIKNLGAEAFEERIGKARNGFMFSLETLSKNYDLNTPEGKTDFLKEAARRLGTFEEELERNNYIEAVAKEYQVDMGSLKKLVSKTAIQDGLARPASRPRSTQQTEKPKEHGQKKSQGVLLTWMIESRKLFGIIKKYISPEDFTTELYRTVADLLYQQYEEGEINPARVISHFTEEEEHKQVAALFHTKIQELTTKEEQEKALKETIIKVKDASLERKMRELPPTDLAGFQRMMKERKAVEELRKLHISID, from the coding sequence ATGTATTATTCCGATGATCTGGTAGAAGAAGTACGTACAAAGAATGATATTGTGGATGTGATCTCCGGATATGTCAGATTGCAGAAAAAAGGGAGTTCCTATTTCGGACTCTGTCCCTTTCATAATGAGAAGTCTCCGTCTTTTTCGGTGAGCCGGGACAAGCAGATGTATTATTGTTTCGGATGCGGAAATGGTGGAAATGTTTTTACATTCCTGATGGAATATGAAAATTATACCTTTCCGGAAGCATTGAAGACGCTGGCTGACAGAGCAGGGGTAGAACTGCCGAAGATGGAATATTCCAGAGAAGCAAAAGTAAAAGCGGATCTGAGATCTACTTTATTGGAGATCAATAAGACGGCAGCGAAGTATTTCTATGCGCAGTTGAAATCGAACCGGGGAGAGACGGCTTACCGTTATCTGACCGGACGGGCATTGTCAGATGAGACGATTACGGCGTTTGGTCTTGGATATTCCAGTAAATACAGTGATGATCTGTATCGGTATCTGAGATCGAAAGGCTATACGGAAGATCAGATCCGTCAGGCGGGACTGATCAATACGGATGAAAAGAACGGAGTCTATGACAAGTTCTGGAACCGTGTCATGTTTCCGATCATGGATGTGAACAGTCGGGTGATCGGATTCGGAGGCCGTGTCATGGGAGACGGAAAGCCTAAATATCTGAATTCTCCGGAGACCATGATCTTTGATAAAAGCCGGAATCTTTACGGACTGAATCGGGCAAGGACTTCGAGAAAGCCGTATTTTCTGGTGTGCGAGGGCTATATGGATGTGATCGCGCTGCATCAGGCGGGATTTACCAATGCGGTAGCATCTCTTGGAACAGCACTGACATCTGGACATGCCTCTCTGATCAAGCGTTATGTTCAGGAGGTTTATCTGACCTACGACAGTGATGATGCGGGTACAAGAGCGGCGCTTCGGGCGGTCCCGATTTTGAAAGAAGCAGGGATCACGACGCGTGTGATCCGGATGGATCCCTATAAAGATCCGGATGAATTTATCAAGAATCTGGGCGCGGAAGCGTTTGAGGAACGGATTGGCAAGGCGCGGAACGGTTTTATGTTTTCTCTGGAAACGTTGAGTAAGAACTATGATCTGAATACGCCGGAAGGGAAAACAGATTTCCTGAAGGAGGCAGCCAGAAGACTGGGCACCTTTGAGGAAGAACTGGAGCGCAACAATTATATAGAAGCGGTTGCAAAAGAATATCAGGTGGATATGGGAAGCCTGAAGAAGCTTGTAAGCAAAACAGCGATTCAGGATGGCCTGGCGCGACCGGCAAGCAGACCAAGATCTACACAGCAGACAGAAAAGCCGAAAGAGCACGGACAGAAGAAATCTCAGGGCGTACTTCTGACCTGGATGATCGAGAGCAGGAAGCTGTTTGGGATTATCAAAAAGTACATAAGTCCGGAAGATTTTACAACAGAGCTGTATCGGACGGTTGCGGATCTTTTATATCAGCAGTATGAGGAAGGCGAGATCAATCCCGCCAGAGTCATAAGTCATTTTACAGAAGAAGAGGAACATAAGCAGGTGGCTGCGCTGTTCCATACCAAAATACAGGAACTGACCACGAAGGAAGAGCAGGAAAAGGCATTAAAGGAAACTATCATCAAAGTGAAGGACGCTTCTCTGGAACGGAAGATGCGGGAACTTCCACCGACGGATCTTGCAGGATTCCAGCGGATGATGAAGGAGCGAAAAGCAGTGGAAGAGCTGCGGAAACTGCATATTTCCATTGATTAG
- a CDS encoding deoxyguanosinetriphosphate triphosphohydrolase, whose translation MDRTIREQLEEREWNNLSPYAAKSSETRGRVRKEPECDMRTAFQRDRDRILHCKSFRRLKQKTQVFLLPEGDHYRTRLTHTLEVSQIARTIAKALALNEDLVEAIALGHDLGHTPFGHAGEKALNRIHHFSHQEQSVRVVEKLEKDGKGLNLTWEVRDGILNHQTSGTPHTLEGQVVRLSDKFAYIHHDIDDAIRGKVLTEEEIPMEFRKALGMNSKSRLNKMVHDVIIHSMEQDHIMMSEEVEQEMYALRSFMFDHIYTNSIAKKEEDKAVHMVEQLYSYYVQNPGQLPAHYQRNLSEGEEELEQTVCDYIAGMTDTYAVRKFTEIFVPDAWVLS comes from the coding sequence ATGGATAGAACGATCAGAGAACAACTGGAAGAACGAGAATGGAACAACTTAAGTCCTTATGCGGCAAAGAGCAGCGAGACGAGGGGCAGAGTGCGCAAAGAACCGGAATGTGATATGCGCACGGCTTTTCAGCGGGACAGGGATCGGATCCTTCACTGCAAATCTTTCCGGAGACTGAAGCAGAAGACACAGGTGTTTCTGCTTCCGGAAGGTGATCATTACCGGACCAGACTGACGCATACGCTGGAAGTTTCGCAGATCGCACGGACGATTGCGAAGGCGCTGGCGCTCAATGAGGATCTGGTGGAAGCGATTGCGCTGGGACATGACCTGGGGCATACGCCATTTGGCCATGCAGGAGAGAAAGCGTTGAATCGGATTCATCATTTTTCACATCAGGAACAGAGTGTCCGGGTGGTTGAGAAGTTGGAAAAGGACGGAAAGGGTCTGAATCTGACCTGGGAAGTGCGAGACGGAATCCTGAACCATCAGACATCAGGGACACCGCATACGCTGGAAGGACAGGTGGTGAGGCTTTCGGATAAGTTTGCCTATATCCATCATGACATTGATGATGCGATTCGCGGCAAGGTTCTGACAGAAGAAGAGATCCCCATGGAATTTCGAAAAGCACTGGGAATGAACAGCAAATCAAGGCTGAATAAGATGGTTCATGATGTCATCATTCACAGTATGGAACAGGATCACATCATGATGTCAGAAGAGGTAGAGCAGGAGATGTATGCACTGCGCTCCTTTATGTTTGACCATATTTATACCAATTCTATTGCCAAAAAGGAAGAGGATAAGGCAGTACATATGGTGGAACAGCTCTACTCTTACTATGTTCAGAATCCGGGACAGCTTCCGGCGCATTATCAGAGGAATCTGTCAGAAGGAGAGGAAGAACTGGAACAGACAGTCTGTGATTATATTGCGGGTATGACAGATACCTATGCGGTCAGAAAATTTACAGAAATTTTCGTTCCGGATGCATGGGTTCTTTCATGA